In Ferribacterium limneticum, a genomic segment contains:
- a CDS encoding bifunctional diguanylate cyclase/phosphodiesterase codes for MALGLLALLTYIGLIVGGLKVSLDRENEFALRNLDNLARVLEAHAHNTVDKIDTVLLASQLRLNTTLAGESGDAAAINTALASYLALIASESQSLRVANADGNFTHDASGKIASVHIRDRDYFRRNRDGARALVVSEPLFAKITSNWVITLSRRLDDRQGQFAGLVQAAVRADHFQEFFTSLKLGAGQSIALIDRERRLIARYPAAPERQGTVLENTPLTTQIANKLAYGNFTHRSSVDGIERLYVARQVGHYPLYVVVGHAPSDYLANWYQQVMWSVLSILLLAFVLAGWIVVWLRTYDRARVLAQDMTRAYENTTRQTRALLDSLPDPAWLSDRAQRLIAVNDAYARACGQPADTLPGQTVAAIWPAEAAESLTRQDALALTEQRQQRRTDTQQLADGETRHFEFISTPVLDERGELAGVAGVARDITQLHEDQERIRYLAEHDQLTQLPNRGMLADLMSQALALTFGTQAEVALMFLDLDHFKNVNDTLGHEIGDQLLREAAQRLRSSLDARDTVSRQGGDEFAILIQGYGSPSRLASIAQRLIDALGEPFMVAGHELRVGASIGISTYPEDGQDIGSLLKNADTAMYQAKAAGGNAYRFFMPEMNTRISERVMLENCLRRAQRGQDIYLNYQPQVDAQSGRLIGLEALVRWNHPEKGNIPPSRFIPIAEESNLINQIGDWVLREACRQNRQWQEQGLPPVVMAVNLSAVQLRQANLAQRIIAILAETGLEPCWLELEVTESAFIHDTDRIVAVLDELSALGIKLSIDDFGTGYSSLAYLKRLPFDRIKIDQSFVRELPGDTDDVAIVRAIIAIADSLQKEVIAEGVEERPQADFLLDHGCRLMQGYHFGRPTTAAAIEGVLQRGGYLPMRAVDNVD; via the coding sequence ATGGCCTTGGGGCTCCTTGCCCTGCTGACCTATATCGGGCTCATTGTCGGCGGCCTGAAAGTCTCGCTCGACCGCGAAAACGAGTTTGCCCTGCGCAACCTCGACAATCTGGCGCGCGTACTGGAGGCACACGCCCACAACACTGTGGACAAGATCGACACCGTGCTGCTGGCCAGCCAGTTGCGCCTGAACACCACGCTGGCCGGCGAATCGGGCGACGCTGCCGCGATCAACACCGCGCTGGCCAGCTATCTGGCACTGATCGCCAGCGAATCGCAAAGCCTGCGCGTGGCCAACGCCGATGGCAACTTCACGCATGACGCCTCGGGCAAGATCGCCAGCGTCCATATTCGCGACCGCGACTACTTCCGGCGCAATCGCGACGGTGCTCGCGCCCTGGTCGTCTCCGAGCCGCTGTTTGCCAAGATCACCAGCAACTGGGTGATCACGCTGAGCCGCCGCCTCGACGACCGGCAAGGCCAATTCGCCGGCCTCGTCCAGGCAGCGGTACGTGCCGATCATTTCCAGGAATTCTTCACCAGCCTCAAGCTCGGTGCCGGCCAGAGCATCGCTTTGATCGACCGCGAACGCCGGCTGATCGCCCGTTACCCGGCCGCCCCCGAACGCCAGGGTACCGTCCTCGAAAACACCCCGCTGACAACCCAGATCGCCAACAAGCTGGCGTATGGCAATTTCACCCATCGCTCGTCGGTTGACGGCATCGAGCGCCTCTATGTCGCTCGTCAGGTCGGCCACTACCCGTTGTACGTGGTGGTTGGCCACGCACCGAGCGACTATCTGGCCAACTGGTACCAGCAAGTCATGTGGTCAGTCCTCAGCATTCTTTTGCTGGCCTTCGTTCTCGCCGGCTGGATCGTCGTCTGGCTGCGCACCTACGACCGGGCGCGGGTGCTGGCACAAGACATGACCCGGGCCTACGAGAACACCACGCGGCAAACCCGCGCCCTCCTCGACAGCCTGCCCGACCCGGCCTGGCTGAGCGACCGCGCGCAACGCCTGATCGCCGTCAACGACGCCTACGCGCGGGCCTGTGGCCAGCCGGCCGACACCCTGCCGGGGCAGACGGTAGCCGCCATCTGGCCGGCCGAAGCGGCCGAATCGCTGACCCGGCAGGACGCCCTGGCGCTGACCGAACAACGGCAACAGCGGCGGACCGATACCCAGCAACTGGCCGACGGCGAGACCCGTCATTTCGAGTTCATCTCCACCCCGGTCCTCGACGAACGCGGCGAACTGGCCGGTGTCGCCGGCGTCGCCCGCGACATCACGCAACTGCACGAAGACCAGGAGCGCATCCGCTACCTGGCCGAACATGACCAGCTGACCCAGCTCCCCAATCGCGGCATGCTGGCCGATCTGATGTCGCAGGCACTGGCCCTGACTTTCGGCACCCAGGCCGAGGTCGCCCTGATGTTCCTCGACCTCGACCATTTCAAGAACGTGAACGACACGCTCGGCCACGAGATCGGCGACCAGTTGCTGCGCGAGGCGGCCCAGCGCCTGCGCAGCAGCCTCGATGCGCGCGACACGGTGAGCCGGCAGGGCGGCGACGAATTCGCCATCCTGATCCAGGGCTATGGCTCGCCCTCGCGTCTGGCCAGCATCGCCCAGCGACTGATCGACGCACTGGGCGAGCCCTTCATGGTGGCCGGGCACGAATTGCGCGTCGGCGCCAGCATCGGCATCAGCACCTACCCGGAGGATGGCCAGGACATCGGCAGCCTGCTCAAGAACGCCGACACGGCGATGTACCAGGCCAAGGCCGCCGGTGGCAATGCCTACCGTTTCTTCATGCCCGAGATGAACACCCGCATCTCCGAACGGGTGATGCTGGAAAACTGCCTGCGCCGGGCGCAGCGCGGCCAGGACATCTACCTCAATTACCAGCCGCAGGTCGACGCCCAAAGCGGCCGGCTGATCGGACTCGAAGCGCTGGTCCGCTGGAACCACCCGGAAAAAGGCAATATCCCTCCTTCGCGCTTCATCCCCATCGCCGAGGAAAGCAACCTGATCAACCAGATCGGCGACTGGGTACTGCGCGAAGCCTGTCGGCAAAACCGCCAATGGCAGGAGCAGGGCCTGCCGCCCGTGGTCATGGCGGTCAACCTGTCCGCCGTTCAGTTACGCCAGGCCAACCTCGCCCAACGCATCATCGCCATCCTCGCCGAAACCGGTCTGGAGCCCTGCTGGCTCGAGCTGGAAGTCACCGAAAGCGCCTTCATCCACGACACCGACCGCATCGTCGCCGTGCTCGACGAACTGAGCGCCCTGGGCATCAAGTTGTCGATCGACGATTTCGGCACCGGCTACTCCAGCCTCGCCTACCTCAAGCGCCTGCCCTTCGACCGCATCAAGATCGACCAGTCCTTCGTCCGCGAACTGCCGGGCGACACCGACGACGTCGCCATCGTCCGGGCCATCATCGCCATCGCCGACAGTCTGCAAAAGGAAGTCATTGCCGAAGGCGTCGAGGAACGCCCCCAAGCCGACTTCCTGCTCGACCACGGCTGCCGCCTGATGCAGGGCTACCACTTTGGCCGCCCGACCACGGCTGCCGCCATCGAAGGCGTGTTGCAACGGGGCGGATACCTCCCGATGCGGGCAGTCGACAACGTCGATTGA